In Desulfovibrio inopinatus DSM 10711, the DNA window GCACCATGAAAGCACAGCCTTAGCCCCGCCATGCCGTGCTCCTCGATTGCATTACAGAGAGCTTCTCCTCCGATTTTTGTCGGAGCAGCAGCACCAAGAACAGCACGCGCCTCCTCCAACTCTCCAGAGGGAAGAAACGCCGCCCGTTTTACCGCAAATATGTAAGCGTCCTTCCCGAAACGCTGTTTCAGCGCCATGACGGTTTCTTTATCCACTCGTCGGGCCACTGTTTTTGCGTCGATGGCCAGTCCAAACAAGCATGCCAAGCGCAGTATCTCCTCTACATCAAGCAGCGCCAGACGAGTCCAATGCTCCTCAAAATCATAATACGGTCTCAGCGATTCTTCATCGCTTCCCCTTTCCACGAGAAGATCAAGATGTCTGTTGAGCCGCGCCGCGCCTCTGGGCGAGGCCTTCATTACTGTAAGCAGGTTTGCACGCGACAGCGTTTTGGCAAGTTTGCTGTATTGGCTGATGTGGGGTGTCAGACCTATATTGAACGCAACAACCAAAGGCCCCAACGTATCCCACGGCGGAGGAATGGCACTCCATACATGGTTAGGCACCACTTTTCCTCCGCATCTTCAGCAAGATAACGGCGAGAACCCCAGTCAGAACCAAAAATAAAGCCGCTGTGCCGAAGACCCCCCAGGCCATGGGAGCATCCCCCGGTCGCACACGCAGTCCCAGCACACTGACGTACTCCATCGGCGGCGGGAGGTGGAACAATTGTCCTTGATCGCTGGGAAACAAGAACACAGACACTTTATCGAACGAAAGCTCGGGGATGGAGAATTGGACCAACTTCTTAATATCATGCACCCGCGCCGGAATATCCGCGCTATACGCGTATTTTACGAACACCGACGCAGATGCCGGGATGAGTTTCTCAGTTATTTCATCCACTTTTGGCAATACAAGATGCACTCGGGCTACAAGCACACCATCCAGGTCTGCAATAGTTGCAGCGACCTCTTGGGACAGAGCGTAGATATACTTGGCTTGCTCCACCATAGGCGAAGAGATCATGCCCTGTTGTTTAAACACCTCGATTACATTCTCGTACGTGGGTCTGGGCAAGCCTTTCTGTTCTAAAAGCATCATCGCGCGAGGCAACTCGGCCTCTTCAACCATAACCGTCCACTTGCCCTTTTTCGTCGCTGTTTTCGTAGCATCCACACCAGAACTCATCAGAGCGGTGAGCATTTCGTTGGCTTCGCGCTCTTCTACGTCGGAATACAACTCCACCTTGCAGCCTGCCAGCAGCAGGCAGACCAAAACAATAAGCGCAAGGCAGACATGTTTCCTTCCAGTGGTCCGGGACATCACATCCTTCCCTTTTGTGACAGCGACACACGACCTCCTGCGTTTTGTGTTCCCAACGTCTTCGTTAATCGCCGCGGAGTAACGATTCCACGCCCTTATCGACTTTGCCGGCCGTCTCGGAAGTAACGGTTTCGTCTGTAGTAAGCTTGGCAGTCGCCAGCTGTGCTTTGATCAGGTCCGACTCCGAAAGTTCAGGCTTGTCCACATCCTGAACGATCTGTCGTCCCTCCTTTCTGAACTCTCCCGACATCTGGGAGAGCTTATTCAGGATAGAATCGCCGGTGGTTCCTTTGACCCCACCGGGAGGCGTATCATGAGGAGTCTCCAGATACGGCTGTGGCTGTCCTTGTTGGATACCGTGGGTATCCCCTTTCTTCATGGCCTGGTCAAAGCGTGATACATCACTCTTCTCTGCGGCATCTTGCGTTTTGTCGCCAAGGTGATCTTTCGCTTGCTCCAGGGCAACCTTGCTTATCTGACTTGCAACGGGTCCAACCATAACGACCTCGCTTGCTTAAAAAAATGAGAGTTACATCGTATTGATGAATTCAAGTAGCCCTTTTGCGAGCTTTGCCTCTGGAGCGTTGCTATCGTCCTTGATGACGGAATCCAGTATGACTTTTGCTTCATCAGGACGACGCTGCAAGGCCAAAGACATCCCTTTGTACGTACGGCCACCAAGGCTGTCCGGTGTTTTGGACAAAATCTCTTTGTCCAGCATTTGTTCAGCCTCTTTATGATGTCCCCTTGCCATGGAGACGGACGCAAGACCAATAATTGGCCCTTCTTGTTCCGGTCGAAAGGCGTGCAACCCTTCGAAGATAGTTTTCGCCTCATCGTAACGCCGAGCGTGGGAGGCCGCAAAGCCTATGTGAGCGGCGAGCTGCAAATATTTCGCGTCAAAATCCATCGAAACCCCTCCTCTGCGGCTTTTAACGAAGCCGGTAGTTATCCCAAACTATGCGCCAAGCAAGTCGCCAACTTTTATCGGATATTCTGGGCGATGGCCTTTTCCGTAGAGGTGATCGTTTTCATCAAGTCACTCTCCATTTCCATTGAAATGGAATAGTTATCAGCGGATTCCTGTAGCTTCATCATCTCTTGCGGGCTGTTGTTTGAGCTGCTTTCGCTTGCCGCGCTGGCAAGCTGATCCTGCTGCGATTGCACGGAACTGCTCATAGACTGTTGTACCTGATCCAGCAATGACATAATGCTCCCCCTTAAGTTGCTCTCAGATATTGAAGAATAGCTCCTCAGCCACCTTCAAGCACTGCGAAAGTGATGTTTTCCCATATGACGTGTTCTCAAGTATATTAATACCGAATTCCACAAATGGAAAATAATCTTATCACCACGCGTCCAATGAATGAAGTAAAATTCATTTACTCGTGTTTCGCGTCCCACATGGACTGTACCCCTGTCTCAGCAGCATCAAAACATTTTTTGAGGCCATCCGCAGCCTGGAAATCTTTAACAGATAGTCCGGCGTCGATTTTACGTTGTAATACAGCCTTGGCCTGTGCGATTTCATCTTTGATCGCCCGTAATGTTGAACCACTGGCATCCTGTTCGATGATGACGCTGATATCGCCGTCATAGATATTCACCATGTTTGCCCCCTCCCTACGGGTAAAAAGATCATGTTATCTTGCTTGATCAACACCACACCATTTGGTGTCACTTCACTCACACGAAAACCGTTCGGCAAAAGCGAGCCAAGCTCGTGAAACTGGCCAGCGCCGTCAATATACGCCATGGGTATCGTGGTAAGGGACACAGAACGAACTGTTTTCCAGCTTTCGACCGAAAAAAATCCTTTTCCCTCATCCTTAGTGCCCTCAGCGTTTTCGGCTGCTTCAAGCGCCTCCTGTGTCTCATCCCTTGCTCGTTCCACCTTTACATGTTTGACTCGTAAAGGCACTTGAAAAGGATACATTTCATCAAGAGCTTGCCGTACTCGCATCCATGCAGGTTCGAGTTCTCTGCCGAAAGCCGTCTCTACATTGATGAAGAAATCTTCAACCTCAACTTTAACCATCCCTTCCAGCCCCTCAGAAGCAAGCAGCGAATCCAATTCCGGTCCCACCTGTTCATAAGTGGCAATATTGGTTTCTATACTTCCCAAATCGTCGAGTTCGCGTTGCGCTTCATTGAGCAGCTTTTCTAAAACATCCATTGTTGCTGCGAAGCCAAGCACCTTAACGGTGCCGGAGCGCGCTGCTTCAACGTGCAGAGGGGTACTTTTGGCATTGAGCCAATGCTCCAACTTCTCTGCACTCTCTTTGGCGGTATCGACATCCAAGTGAAGTGGATAGCGACTTGAGTCTACAATTTTACGCAATAATACTAAGCTTTTATCGTCGGCGACACGGCCTTTAACCAATATTTCGCCGTCCCCCCCCTCCGTCACGCGCAGCCCCGTAAAGCCCGCGTTATGCAACAAGCGGGACGTCTCTCGAACATGCTCCATCTCTGTAGATGTGGAGAGAAGTCGCAAGCTGAACAATATAATGAAGACAAACAGTACCGT includes these proteins:
- a CDS encoding SctK family type III secretion system sorting platform protein encodes the protein MPNHVWSAIPPPWDTLGPLVVAFNIGLTPHISQYSKLAKTLSRANLLTVMKASPRGAARLNRHLDLLVERGSDEESLRPYYDFEEHWTRLALLDVEEILRLACLFGLAIDAKTVARRVDKETVMALKQRFGKDAYIFAVKRAAFLPSGELEEARAVLGAAAPTKIGGEALCNAIEEHGMAGLRLCFHGAPAPLLWRLSLKLPLDIFPVSVTSTSIEDSNAVARIRSLFLKICSKEVDPRWVSCFC
- the sctJ gene encoding type III secretion system inner membrane ring lipoprotein SctJ, with product MSRTTGRKHVCLALIVLVCLLLAGCKVELYSDVEEREANEMLTALMSSGVDATKTATKKGKWTVMVEEAELPRAMMLLEQKGLPRPTYENVIEVFKQQGMISSPMVEQAKYIYALSQEVAATIADLDGVLVARVHLVLPKVDEITEKLIPASASVFVKYAYSADIPARVHDIKKLVQFSIPELSFDKVSVFLFPSDQGQLFHLPPPMEYVSVLGLRVRPGDAPMAWGVFGTAALFLVLTGVLAVILLKMRRKSGA
- a CDS encoding EscI/YscI/HrpB family type III secretion system inner rod protein is translated as MVGPVASQISKVALEQAKDHLGDKTQDAAEKSDVSRFDQAMKKGDTHGIQQGQPQPYLETPHDTPPGGVKGTTGDSILNKLSQMSGEFRKEGRQIVQDVDKPELSESDLIKAQLATAKLTTDETVTSETAGKVDKGVESLLRGD
- a CDS encoding tetratricopeptide repeat protein, with product MDFDAKYLQLAAHIGFAASHARRYDEAKTIFEGLHAFRPEQEGPIIGLASVSMARGHHKEAEQMLDKEILSKTPDSLGGRTYKGMSLALQRRPDEAKVILDSVIKDDSNAPEAKLAKGLLEFINTM
- a CDS encoding EscF/YscF/HrpA family type III secretion system needle major subunit produces the protein MSLLDQVQQSMSSSVQSQQDQLASAASESSSNNSPQEMMKLQESADNYSISMEMESDLMKTITSTEKAIAQNIR
- the sctD gene encoding type III secretion system inner membrane ring subunit SctD, whose product is MPGEELVLKILTGPHAGAEISLKDGDYVLGASDDCDFALADSALAEHHMSISICDGVCSVSPMDGVVMLNGEQISQETTIPPFIPLVVGGTTLCLGPEDEPWPQIPLGELISPPTKQDEPQPVDTSDETASQDVASSIPATSVDLSPSEDSTSIDDNDASPFDQSFGIDRFRRFVSKPTGAIVLGIATVLFVFIILFSLRLLSTSTEMEHVRETSRLLHNAGFTGLRVTEGGDGEILVKGRVADDKSLVLLRKIVDSSRYPLHLDVDTAKESAEKLEHWLNAKSTPLHVEAARSGTVKVLGFAATMDVLEKLLNEAQRELDDLGSIETNIATYEQVGPELDSLLASEGLEGMVKVEVEDFFINVETAFGRELEPAWMRVRQALDEMYPFQVPLRVKHVKVERARDETQEALEAAENAEGTKDEGKGFFSVESWKTVRSVSLTTIPMAYIDGAGQFHELGSLLPNGFRVSEVTPNGVVLIKQDNMIFLPVGRGQTW